In one window of Haloimpatiens sp. FM7315 DNA:
- a CDS encoding MFS transporter, whose protein sequence is MQLLAIFFGALTLGRLLGGLVVEKFGYVNTIIKSLLIASVLYLAGLILGGKYIYLVSVSGAFFAITYPTTILTVSKVFKEKTSFLTGIIVTVSTAIYMVMNVVIGKLNDTIGYETAFYIIPLCLLISILFMSVIHVKTKHILVRRSEK, encoded by the coding sequence GTGCAACTTTTGGCTATATTTTTCGGAGCACTAACTTTAGGACGACTTTTAGGTGGTTTGGTAGTAGAAAAGTTTGGATATGTAAATACTATAATTAAGTCCCTTTTAATAGCTAGTGTTTTATACTTAGCGGGGTTGATACTTGGAGGAAAATACATTTATTTAGTATCTGTATCCGGAGCGTTTTTTGCAATAACTTATCCAACCACAATTTTAACTGTAAGTAAGGTGTTTAAGGAAAAAACATCTTTTTTAACTGGAATTATTGTTACAGTATCAACAGCTATATATATGGTAATGAATGTTGTGATAGGAAAGTTAAATGATACTATAGGATATGAAACAGCCTTTTACATAATTCCTTTATGCCTACTTATATCAATACTCTTCATGAGCGTAATACATGTGAAGACCAAACATATTTTAGTGCGTAGGAGTGAGAAGTAA
- a CDS encoding sugar MFS transporter: MKNKKTIVMIFFIFLLMIMNAIAENLRGILIPVFKNEFAVNDTSIGIMLFIGSLGYVVSTFVGGFLCEKIGQKKVLVFGLIFMIMSLGIFFETHVFYGILIAMFLMNVGLGLTSIAVNTLIPVLLLSFQAILMNVTHFCYGLGASIGPKIGGDLIYKGMSWRYLYLFIAILFLALLFVFIFVKIPSIHKVDKVNSEESKEVDKSLLFYYVIALGFYVCAEGGTGSWLVNYLKNVYKYNEAKSATFGYIFRSTNFRTTFRWFGSRKVWICKYYN, translated from the coding sequence ATGAAAAACAAAAAAACAATAGTTATGATTTTCTTTATATTTCTACTTATGATTATGAATGCCATAGCTGAAAATTTAAGGGGGATTTTAATCCCAGTTTTTAAAAATGAATTTGCTGTAAATGATACAAGTATTGGAATAATGCTTTTCATAGGTTCTTTGGGTTATGTAGTTTCAACCTTTGTTGGGGGATTTTTATGTGAAAAAATAGGCCAGAAAAAGGTTTTGGTCTTTGGGCTTATATTTATGATTATGTCTTTAGGGATATTCTTCGAGACACATGTTTTTTACGGAATTTTAATTGCTATGTTTTTAATGAATGTTGGACTTGGACTTACTAGTATTGCAGTTAATACCTTAATTCCTGTGCTGCTTTTAAGCTTTCAGGCGATTTTAATGAATGTAACTCATTTTTGTTATGGTTTAGGCGCAAGTATAGGACCTAAAATAGGTGGAGATTTAATTTATAAGGGAATGAGCTGGAGATATTTATACTTATTTATTGCAATATTATTTTTGGCACTTTTATTTGTGTTCATATTTGTAAAAATTCCATCAATTCATAAAGTAGATAAAGTGAATAGCGAGGAAAGTAAGGAAGTAGACAAGTCTTTACTATTTTATTATGTAATAGCTTTGGGGTTTTATGTATGTGCAGAAGGAGGAACAGGAAGCTGGCTTGTTAATTACCTTAAGAACGTATATAAATATAACGAAGCTAAAAGTGCAACTTTTGGCTATATTTTTCGGAGCACTAACTTTAGGACGACTTTTAGGTGGTTTGGTAGTAGAAAAGTTTGGATATGTAAATACTATAATTAA
- a CDS encoding DUF4230 domain-containing protein: protein MRKRRTLKFKLFSIVILIAIILGVYLGYRIFKNPDGENKIWILPKIHSSKKILTKEVIINSIKEKSELITLEASLKEKIVLDDSWGNFSLFKKVQNINFYGNGVYCVDLSKVPKENIIIDNDNKSLTIKLSKPYVKNITIDESKTEYETIQKGVLRFGEINLEPSEYQIILSEAKLKMLNEMRKVDTYNEAYKTSKKVLSSLLNNLVTKSTNSSYKINIEFQ, encoded by the coding sequence TTGAGAAAAAGAAGAACCTTAAAATTTAAATTATTTTCAATTGTTATACTGATTGCAATAATACTTGGTGTATATTTAGGTTATAGAATATTTAAAAATCCAGATGGTGAAAATAAAATATGGATCTTACCAAAAATCCATAGCTCTAAAAAAATACTAACTAAAGAAGTGATTATAAATTCTATAAAGGAAAAAAGTGAACTAATAACCCTTGAGGCTTCACTTAAAGAAAAAATAGTTTTAGACGACAGCTGGGGCAATTTTTCCTTATTTAAAAAAGTTCAAAATATAAATTTTTATGGAAATGGGGTTTACTGTGTAGATCTTTCAAAGGTACCCAAAGAAAACATTATAATCGACAATGATAACAAATCCCTAACCATAAAACTCTCAAAACCTTATGTAAAAAACATAACTATTGATGAAAGCAAAACAGAATATGAAACAATTCAAAAAGGTGTTCTTCGTTTTGGCGAAATTAATTTAGAACCATCAGAATATCAGATTATTTTAAGCGAAGCAAAGCTAAAAATGTTAAATGAAATGCGTAAAGTCGACACCTACAATGAGGCTTATAAAACTTCTAAAAAAGTCCTAAGTTCTTTACTAAATAATTTAGTTACAAAATCCACTAATAGCAGTTATAAAATCAATATAGAGTTTCAATAA
- a CDS encoding carboxypeptidase M32, giving the protein MNKEFEEKLKEFKEYLSKIEYLNCASSVLYWDMRVGAPKKGMEYRGEVLGYLSGELYKLQTSEKIKEYIEYFSKFNDLDDVTKSMVENVKKQYNETKKIPEDRYKEYTILTSKAENAWQEAKDKKDFNIFKPYLEKIVDYKREFISYLGYDKNKYDTLLDLFEPGITVEKLDVVFKEMRDSIIAILNKIKNSSVKVDKTLLTKEIDIERQDRFSKEVLKKMGFDFEAGRVDETEHPFTIEFGNKDVRITTHYFKDNFISGLLSNVHEGGHAIYEQDIEDDLKGTLLATGVSMGVHESQSRFYENILGRSKEFWVYFYPILKERFKEYKDVPFDEFFKAINLVEPSLVRTEADELTYSLHIIIRYEIEKMLINGEIEVKDLPKIWNNKYKEYLGVEPTNDAEGILQDIHWAGGDFGYFPSYALGNLYGAQFLNKMKEDIKDLNSQISKGNLDIIHQWLKENIHKYGSVYKPADLIKKVTGEELTAKYFIEYLNEKYKDIYNL; this is encoded by the coding sequence ATGAATAAAGAATTTGAAGAAAAGCTAAAAGAATTTAAAGAATACTTAAGTAAAATAGAATATTTAAACTGTGCTTCTAGTGTTTTATACTGGGACATGAGAGTTGGTGCACCTAAAAAGGGTATGGAGTATAGAGGTGAGGTTTTAGGCTATTTATCAGGAGAACTTTATAAACTTCAAACCAGTGAAAAAATTAAAGAGTATATAGAATATTTTTCTAAATTTAATGATTTAGATGATGTAACTAAATCTATGGTAGAGAATGTAAAAAAACAATATAATGAAACTAAAAAGATTCCAGAGGATAGATATAAGGAATACACAATTCTTACGTCTAAAGCAGAAAATGCATGGCAGGAAGCCAAGGATAAAAAAGATTTTAATATCTTCAAACCTTATCTTGAAAAAATAGTGGATTATAAAAGAGAGTTTATTTCTTACTTAGGTTATGATAAGAATAAATATGACACTTTACTTGATTTATTTGAACCTGGAATTACTGTAGAGAAATTAGATGTTGTATTTAAAGAAATGAGAGATTCTATAATTGCCATTCTAAACAAAATAAAAAATAGTTCAGTTAAAGTAGATAAAACACTTCTAACAAAAGAAATTGATATTGAAAGACAAGATAGATTTTCAAAGGAAGTTCTTAAAAAGATGGGGTTTGACTTTGAAGCTGGAAGAGTAGATGAAACAGAACATCCATTTACAATTGAATTTGGAAATAAAGATGTAAGAATTACAACTCATTATTTTAAGGATAACTTTATAAGTGGACTTTTAAGCAATGTACATGAAGGTGGACATGCTATTTATGAGCAGGATATAGAAGATGATTTAAAAGGAACTTTGCTTGCTACTGGAGTTTCTATGGGGGTTCATGAATCTCAATCCAGATTTTATGAAAACATCCTAGGAAGAAGCAAAGAATTTTGGGTATATTTCTATCCTATACTTAAGGAAAGATTTAAGGAGTATAAAGATGTACCTTTTGATGAATTCTTTAAAGCTATAAATTTAGTAGAACCATCTTTAGTGAGGACAGAAGCAGATGAACTTACATATAGTCTTCATATAATAATAAGATACGAAATAGAAAAAATGCTTATAAATGGAGAGATAGAAGTTAAAGATTTACCTAAAATATGGAACAACAAATACAAAGAGTATTTAGGTGTAGAGCCAACAAATGATGCAGAGGGAATTCTTCAAGATATACACTGGGCAGGAGGAGATTTTGGGTATTTTCCAAGCTATGCTCTAGGTAATTTATATGGAGCTCAGTTTTTAAATAAAATGAAAGAAGATATAAAAGATTTAAATAGCCAGATTTCAAAGGGAAATTTGGATATAATACATCAGTGGTTAAAGGAAAACATTCATAAATATGGTTCAGTATATAAACCAGCAGATTTAATAAAAAAAGTTACCGGAGAAGAATTAACTGCAAAATATTTTATAGAGTATTTGAACGAAAAATATAAAGATATCTATAATTTATAA
- a CDS encoding DUF1576 domain-containing protein encodes MLFKESGVLISDFYIVYGSGVTFINMGILGIVYTCYILIIGGDLNGPTLGGLFTVVGFGGFGKHIKNTLPIVIGTALCSLLNIWPINSPSMILAALFSTTLAPISGHFGWIFGLISGFLHVCIAMNVAYLHGGLNLYNNGFAGGIVAMFLVPLIIEFRKDVLS; translated from the coding sequence ATGCTTTTTAAAGAATCTGGTGTTTTAATTTCAGATTTTTATATTGTTTACGGCTCAGGAGTGACTTTCATAAATATGGGTATACTTGGTATTGTATACACATGTTATATACTTATAATAGGTGGTGACTTAAACGGCCCTACCCTAGGTGGACTTTTCACTGTAGTTGGTTTCGGAGGCTTTGGAAAACACATAAAAAATACACTTCCAATAGTTATAGGAACTGCTCTTTGTTCACTGCTTAATATATGGCCTATTAATTCTCCTTCTATGATTTTAGCTGCCTTGTTCAGTACAACTCTAGCACCTATTTCTGGACATTTTGGATGGATTTTTGGCTTGATTTCGGGATTTTTACATGTGTGTATTGCTATGAATGTAGCATATTTACATGGTGGCTTAAACTTGTACAACAACGGTTTTGCAGGAGGAATAGTAGCTATGTTTCTTGTTCCATTAATAATAGAATTTAGAAAGGATGTATTGAGTTGA
- a CDS encoding NAD(+) diphosphatase encodes MKFKFCPLCGRELKERYSFDEGGVPYCEYDDIMYFDTPKPCVVVAVIKGDKILLLKQSYIYKNSKVLVSGYVTNGETVEDTVLREVKEETGITVGNIKYLGSTYLKKKEILMLTYMAKYIEGDINKSSEVEWVDWSNIEDALCEMSEDEIGKKVVRKVLKEIGYKGEKAYRCDKGKCNL; translated from the coding sequence ATGAAGTTTAAATTTTGTCCCTTGTGTGGAAGAGAATTGAAGGAAAGGTATAGCTTCGATGAAGGAGGAGTTCCATACTGTGAATATGACGATATTATGTATTTTGACACTCCTAAACCTTGTGTTGTAGTTGCAGTTATAAAAGGCGATAAAATTCTTTTGCTTAAACAAAGTTACATATATAAAAATTCAAAAGTATTAGTTTCTGGATATGTGACAAATGGAGAGACTGTTGAAGACACTGTTCTTAGAGAAGTTAAAGAGGAAACTGGGATTACTGTTGGAAACATAAAATATTTAGGAAGCACATATCTAAAGAAAAAAGAAATTTTAATGCTTACATATATGGCAAAATATATAGAGGGTGATATAAATAAATCTTCAGAAGTAGAATGGGTTGATTGGAGCAATATAGAAGATGCCCTTTGTGAAATGTCTGAGGATGAAATTGGTAAAAAAGTAGTTAGAAAAGTGCTAAAAGAAATAGGCTATAAAGGGGAAAAGGCTTATAGATGCGATAAGGGAAAGTGCAATTTATAA
- a CDS encoding YaaL family protein, producing MKGEENLYNLFQKFNYTEDEKELIKAIESAKRQWEEAKMYFQLIDDPNLVDYAIYKEDAAKSRYMYLLNDAKSKEIRVNPYIIKDNSNAG from the coding sequence TTGAAAGGTGAAGAAAATCTATATAATTTGTTTCAAAAATTCAATTATACAGAGGATGAAAAGGAATTAATTAAAGCCATTGAATCTGCTAAAAGGCAGTGGGAAGAGGCAAAGATGTATTTTCAATTAATTGATGATCCTAATTTAGTTGATTATGCTATATATAAGGAAGATGCTGCAAAATCAAGATATATGTACTTACTAAATGATGCCAAGAGTAAGGAAATAAGAGTAAATCCTTATATTATAAAAGACAATTCCAATGCTGGTTAA
- the recR gene encoding recombination mediator RecR — protein sequence MDFYPVAIEKLIEEFAKLPGIGHKTAQRLTLHVLNLPKDEVDGFARALVRARGTIKYCSVCGNFTDTDPCAICSNPNRDKSIICVVEQPKDIMTMEKVREYNGLYHVLHGTISPMAGRGPDDIKLKELVMRINSGIKEVIVATNPNVEGEATAMYISKILKPLGTKVTRIAHGVPVGGDLEYADEVTLAKALEGRKEI from the coding sequence TTGGATTTTTATCCTGTAGCTATAGAAAAACTTATTGAGGAGTTTGCAAAATTACCAGGAATAGGACATAAAACAGCTCAAAGACTTACTCTTCATGTACTAAATCTTCCTAAAGATGAAGTTGATGGATTTGCAAGAGCTTTAGTAAGGGCGAGGGGAACTATAAAATACTGCTCTGTATGCGGTAATTTTACGGACACTGATCCTTGTGCTATATGTTCAAATCCCAATAGAGACAAGAGTATTATTTGCGTTGTAGAGCAGCCTAAAGATATAATGACTATGGAGAAAGTAAGGGAGTACAATGGCTTATATCATGTACTTCATGGAACTATATCTCCTATGGCCGGCAGAGGACCTGATGATATAAAACTTAAGGAACTTGTAATGAGAATAAATAGCGGGATTAAGGAAGTTATAGTAGCAACTAATCCTAATGTTGAAGGAGAGGCTACTGCAATGTATATATCTAAGATACTTAAACCCTTAGGCACGAAGGTAACAAGAATTGCCCATGGTGTTCCAGTTGGTGGAGATTTAGAATATGCAGATGAGGTAACTTTAGCAAAAGCTTTAGAGGGAAGAAAAGAAATATAA
- a CDS encoding YbaB/EbfC family nucleoid-associated protein, protein MARGGFPGMGGNMNNLLKQAQKMQKQMEDMQKELEVREYKVSVGGGAVTAVANGRKQLIDLKIKPEVVDADDVEMLEDLIMSACNEALRKSEEATANEMGKLTGGLNIPGMF, encoded by the coding sequence ATGGCAAGAGGCGGATTCCCAGGAATGGGTGGAAATATGAATAACTTATTAAAACAGGCTCAAAAGATGCAAAAACAAATGGAAGATATGCAAAAAGAGCTTGAGGTTAGAGAATACAAAGTTAGTGTTGGCGGTGGAGCTGTTACAGCTGTTGCCAACGGAAGAAAACAATTAATAGACTTAAAAATAAAGCCAGAAGTAGTAGATGCAGATGATGTTGAAATGCTTGAAGATTTAATAATGTCAGCTTGTAATGAAGCTTTAAGAAAATCTGAAGAAGCAACTGCTAATGAAATGGGAAAATTAACAGGTGGATTAAATATACCAGGAATGTTTTAA
- a CDS encoding heavy metal translocating P-type ATPase, producing MKTTFKVSGMHCAVCARNVEKSVTKLSGINKASVNLAIEKLFVDYDENILSKEEIINSVKKAGFSLEEETNLKELTIKISGMHCASCAKSLEKSMLKLIGVDSANVNLASENLFIKYNPNEIRLSKIKEAIKNTGFTPIDSEKNTLNRNELRKENEMKELKKRFIISMVFAVPILIISMGHMLKMPLPSIINPSINPMNFALIQLLLLIPVAFTGKDFYIVGFKSLFKGRPNMDSLIALGTLAAITYSFISMYSILKGNTSQAMNLYFESAATILTLITLGKYFEAKSKGKTSKAIKKLIGLAPKMALIIQNNKEVKIPVEEVEVNDIIIVKPGEKIPVDGEVIEGSSFVDESMLTGESIPIEKKKEDKVFAATLNKNGILKFKALKVGKDTALAQIVKLVEDAQGSAPPIARLADVISSYFVPTVIAIALISSIAWFISGKSLIFSVTIFIAVLVIACPCALGLATPTAVMVASGKGAELGILIKSGEALETAHKIDTVVFDKTGTITEGKPKVTDIYSENLKNEELLAYAASLEKNSEHPLGEAIVNAAKERNIELLNAANFLSIPGQGLKAYVENKLTILGNEKLMKENNIDVGIYKTKLNDFAKEGKTPMIISIDKIAVGVIAVADVIKKSSIDAINELKAMNIKIAMITGDNKKTAEAIGKKLGIDKILSEVLPEEKAKEISSIQEEGKIVAMVGDGINDAPALAKANVGISIGTGTDIAMESSHIVLMKSDLMEVVTAIRLSKATIKNIKENLFWAFGYNILGIPIAAGVLTLFGGPQLNPMIGAAAMSFSSVFVVSNALRLRNFK from the coding sequence ATGAAAACTACATTTAAGGTTTCAGGAATGCACTGTGCTGTATGTGCTAGAAATGTAGAAAAGTCAGTAACTAAACTTTCTGGTATAAATAAAGCCTCTGTTAATCTTGCAATAGAAAAACTATTTGTAGATTACGATGAAAATATTTTATCTAAGGAAGAAATAATAAATTCTGTTAAAAAAGCAGGTTTTTCATTAGAGGAAGAAACTAATCTAAAAGAATTAACCATTAAAATCTCAGGTATGCACTGTGCTAGCTGTGCAAAATCCTTAGAAAAATCTATGCTTAAACTTATTGGTGTAGATTCTGCAAATGTTAATCTAGCTTCAGAAAATCTATTTATAAAATATAATCCAAATGAAATAAGGCTATCTAAAATAAAAGAAGCAATTAAAAATACTGGCTTTACACCAATAGACAGCGAAAAAAACACTTTAAATAGAAATGAACTTAGAAAAGAAAATGAAATGAAGGAATTAAAAAAACGTTTTATTATTTCTATGGTTTTTGCAGTTCCTATATTAATCATAAGTATGGGACATATGCTTAAAATGCCACTTCCTAGCATAATAAATCCAAGTATTAACCCAATGAATTTTGCACTAATTCAGCTTCTACTTTTAATTCCTGTAGCTTTTACTGGAAAAGACTTTTATATAGTGGGTTTTAAATCTTTATTCAAAGGCAGACCAAATATGGATTCATTAATTGCCCTTGGGACCTTAGCTGCTATTACTTATAGTTTTATTAGTATGTATAGCATATTAAAAGGCAATACTAGCCAAGCTATGAATCTTTATTTTGAATCTGCGGCTACTATATTGACTCTTATAACCCTTGGAAAATACTTCGAGGCAAAATCTAAAGGCAAAACCTCAAAGGCTATAAAAAAATTAATAGGTCTCGCTCCTAAAATGGCTCTTATAATTCAAAATAATAAAGAAGTTAAAATTCCTGTAGAAGAAGTAGAAGTTAATGATATTATAATTGTAAAACCAGGAGAAAAAATACCTGTTGATGGAGAAGTTATTGAAGGTTCAAGTTTTGTTGACGAATCTATGTTAACTGGCGAAAGCATACCTATAGAAAAGAAAAAAGAGGACAAAGTTTTTGCGGCTACTTTAAACAAAAATGGAATCTTAAAATTTAAAGCTTTAAAAGTTGGAAAAGATACGGCTTTAGCTCAAATTGTAAAACTTGTTGAGGATGCACAGGGTTCTGCCCCTCCCATTGCAAGACTTGCAGATGTAATCTCTTCATATTTTGTTCCTACTGTTATTGCTATAGCATTAATATCTAGTATAGCTTGGTTTATTTCAGGAAAGAGTTTAATATTTTCAGTAACCATATTTATAGCAGTGCTTGTAATTGCTTGTCCTTGTGCTCTTGGCCTTGCAACACCTACTGCGGTTATGGTAGCTTCTGGCAAAGGTGCAGAGCTTGGAATTCTCATAAAATCAGGAGAAGCCTTAGAAACTGCCCATAAAATAGACACTGTAGTATTTGACAAAACCGGCACTATTACTGAGGGAAAACCCAAAGTTACAGATATATATAGCGAAAATTTAAAAAATGAAGAACTTTTGGCTTACGCAGCCTCTCTTGAAAAAAATTCAGAACATCCTTTAGGTGAAGCTATAGTTAATGCTGCTAAAGAAAGAAATATCGAACTTTTGAATGCTGCAAATTTTTTATCTATACCTGGACAAGGTTTAAAAGCCTACGTAGAAAACAAATTAACTATCTTAGGTAATGAAAAATTAATGAAAGAAAACAATATAGATGTTGGAATTTATAAAACCAAACTAAATGATTTTGCAAAAGAAGGCAAAACCCCTATGATTATTTCTATAGACAAAATTGCGGTGGGAGTTATTGCTGTTGCTGATGTAATAAAAAAGAGTAGTATAGATGCTATAAATGAACTTAAGGCTATGAATATTAAAATAGCTATGATAACAGGAGACAACAAAAAAACCGCTGAAGCTATTGGAAAGAAACTAGGCATAGACAAGATCTTATCAGAAGTTTTACCTGAAGAAAAGGCTAAAGAAATTTCATCTATACAAGAAGAAGGTAAAATAGTTGCTATGGTAGGTGATGGTATAAATGATGCACCAGCCTTAGCTAAAGCGAATGTAGGTATCTCAATTGGAACGGGAACAGATATAGCTATGGAGTCTTCCCATATAGTATTAATGAAAAGCGATTTAATGGAGGTTGTAACTGCTATTAGACTAAGCAAAGCTACTATAAAGAATATAAAAGAAAATCTTTTCTGGGCGTTTGGATATAATATTTTAGGTATTCCTATTGCTGCAGGTGTTTTAACCTTGTTTGGCGGGCCACAGCTAAATCCAATGATTGGCGCTGCTGCTATGAGTTTTAGTTCTGTATTCGTAGTATCAAATGCTTTAAGACTTAGAAATTTTAAATAA
- a CDS encoding IS607 family transposase has translation MKYYSIGEFAKEIGKTPQTLRDWHKKGSFIPQHVTDGGTRYYSQEQLNHFLGIKGIETKTKKVIGYCRVSSHKQKDDLQRQVENVKTYMIARGYQFDIIKDIGSGINYNKKGLNQLIDMITNSEVDKVVILYKDRLIRLGYELIENLCNKYGTTIEIIDNTEKSEQQELVEDLIQIVTVFSCRLQGKRANKAKKMIKELLKDDKGD, from the coding sequence ATGAAATATTATTCAATAGGTGAGTTTGCTAAAGAAATAGGCAAAACTCCTCAAACATTAAGAGATTGGCATAAAAAAGGCTCATTCATTCCACAACATGTAACTGATGGTGGTACAAGGTACTATTCGCAAGAGCAACTTAATCATTTTTTAGGTATTAAGGGAATTGAAACTAAAACTAAAAAAGTAATAGGATATTGTAGAGTTAGTTCTCATAAACAAAAAGACGACCTTCAAAGGCAGGTTGAAAATGTTAAAACTTACATGATAGCAAGAGGTTATCAATTTGACATTATAAAAGATATAGGAAGTGGAATTAACTATAATAAAAAAGGATTAAATCAATTAATAGATATGATAACTAATTCAGAAGTTGATAAGGTAGTTATTCTGTATAAAGATAGGTTAATTAGGCTTGGATATGAACTTATAGAAAATCTATGTAATAAATATGGTACTACTATTGAAATTATAGACAATACAGAAAAATCAGAACAACAGGAATTAGTTGAGGATTTAATCCAAATTGTTACAGTTTTTAGTTGTAGACTTCAAGGTAAAAGAGCAAATAAAGCTAAAAAAATGATTAAGGAGTTATTGAAAGATGATAAAGGCGATTAA
- a CDS encoding RNA-guided endonuclease InsQ/TnpB family protein, translated as MIKAINVRLYPTEEQITLMYKHIGCMRFIYNWALAKQIDSYKLDGKKLSVTELGKELTMLKNTEGYEWLYEVSNATLKESIRDLNKAYKNFFNGSGFPKFKSKRKSDPKFYSRYDKVYFKNGFVNLEKIGKIKYKADYDIDLTTITKFSNPRVKFNGRVWVLSVGIEIQAENTELNDFSLGIDMGIKELAITNIDSLDTKNINKSSKVKKLSKKLKRLQRQCSRKYIMNKRGGSYQKTKNIAKLELKIKKLHSKLKNIRLNHTHQATSKMVKIKPSRVVMETLNVKGMMKNKHLSKAIAEQRFNTFINQMKYKCEKYGIEFIQVPTFYPSSKTCSHCGSIKKDLKLSDRVYKCSCGFICDRDKNASYNLANYGLEISA; from the coding sequence ATGATAAAGGCGATTAATGTTAGATTGTACCCAACAGAAGAACAAATAACTTTAATGTATAAGCATATAGGTTGCATGAGATTTATTTATAATTGGGCGTTAGCCAAACAAATAGATAGTTATAAACTTGATGGTAAAAAGTTATCAGTTACAGAATTAGGTAAAGAATTAACTATGTTAAAGAATACCGAAGGTTATGAGTGGTTATATGAAGTGTCCAATGCAACACTAAAGGAAAGTATTAGAGATTTAAATAAAGCATACAAAAATTTTTTTAATGGTAGTGGTTTTCCTAAATTTAAAAGCAAAAGAAAGTCAGACCCTAAGTTTTATAGTAGATATGACAAAGTTTATTTTAAGAATGGATTTGTCAATCTTGAAAAAATAGGCAAAATTAAATACAAAGCAGATTATGATATTGACTTAACTACTATAACAAAATTTAGTAATCCAAGAGTGAAGTTTAATGGTAGAGTGTGGGTTCTTTCAGTTGGTATTGAAATTCAAGCAGAGAATACTGAATTAAATGATTTTAGCTTAGGAATAGATATGGGAATTAAGGAATTAGCAATAACTAATATAGACAGTTTAGATACTAAGAATATTAATAAGAGCAGTAAAGTTAAAAAGTTAAGTAAAAAGCTTAAAAGACTACAAAGACAATGTTCAAGAAAATATATTATGAATAAAAGAGGAGGGAGTTACCAAAAAACTAAGAACATTGCAAAACTTGAATTAAAGATTAAAAAACTTCATAGTAAGCTTAAAAATATTAGACTAAATCATACACATCAAGCTACTTCTAAAATGGTGAAAATCAAACCATCAAGAGTAGTAATGGAAACACTTAATGTTAAAGGTATGATGAAGAATAAACACTTATCAAAGGCAATAGCAGAGCAGAGATTTAATACATTTATTAATCAAATGAAGTATAAATGTGAAAAGTATGGTATTGAATTTATTCAAGTGCCTACATTTTATCCTTCAAGTAAAACTTGTAGCCATTGTGGTTCTATTAAGAAAGATTTAAAACTTTCGGATAGGGTTTACAAATGTAGTTGTGGTTTTATTTGTGATAGAGATAAAAATGCTTCATATAATCTTGCAAACTATGGTTTAGAAATATCAGCTTAA
- a CDS encoding ATP-binding protein yields the protein MKRKIISIDENKCNGCGICLSACHEKAIELVNGKARLVSDEYCDGLGDCLAHCPLDAIKIIEREANSYDDNAVEARKSSMKAKPLSFGCPGTAAKAIKRTSLKSMAPTENTPSCSELLNWPLQLRLINTKASYLNNCNLLVAADCTAYAYGNFHKDFIKDHVTVIGCPKLDDNNYYKEKLTEILLKNNIKNITVVRMEVPCCSGIISSVKSAMLEAKVIVPYREVVINTWGEIIK from the coding sequence ATGAAAAGAAAAATAATTAGTATAGATGAAAATAAATGTAACGGCTGCGGAATATGCCTAAGTGCTTGCCATGAAAAAGCCATAGAACTAGTTAATGGAAAAGCAAGACTTGTATCTGATGAATATTGTGATGGACTTGGAGATTGTCTTGCACATTGCCCTTTGGATGCCATTAAAATAATAGAAAGAGAGGCTAATTCTTATGATGATAATGCAGTGGAAGCTAGAAAGTCTTCTATGAAAGCAAAACCTTTGTCCTTCGGATGTCCTGGCACTGCAGCAAAAGCTATAAAAAGGACTTCATTAAAATCTATGGCGCCCACTGAAAATACCCCTTCTTGCTCTGAACTTTTAAATTGGCCTTTGCAATTAAGGCTTATAAACACAAAAGCCTCTTATTTAAATAACTGCAATCTTTTAGTTGCTGCAGATTGCACAGCTTATGCCTATGGAAATTTCCATAAAGATTTTATAAAAGACCATGTAACAGTAATAGGATGCCCAAAATTAGATGACAACAATTATTACAAAGAAAAGCTTACAGAAATACTTCTTAAAAACAACATAAAAAACATAACTGTTGTTAGAATGGAAGTGCCTTGTTGTAGCGGAATTATCTCTTCAGTAAAATCAGCTATGTTAGAGGCAAAAGTTATAGTGCCTTATAGGGAGGTTGTAATAAATACATGGGGAGAAATAATTAAATAA